In Megalopta genalis isolate 19385.01 chromosome 7, iyMegGena1_principal, whole genome shotgun sequence, a single window of DNA contains:
- the LOC117225879 gene encoding uncharacterized protein LOC117225879 isoform X1 — translation MSDIEVIAPYEEGGINLNIPIIAFGNLIIGKVQISDIKLGRIKIGTIKVKNMKIGELETGNMKMEAVTVGKVSICEVHMGSIKTGILNIGEVNVGDSKFGIVEVGDIKVSGVEVGDVDIGDVEFGQERRVV, via the coding sequence ATGAGCGACATTGAAGTCATTGCTCCATACGAAGAAGGTGGAATAAACTTGAATATCCCCATCATAGCATTCGGCAACCTAATAATCGGCAAGGTACAAATTAGCGATATAAAGCTTGGCCGCATAAAAATCGGCACTATTAAAGTTAAGAACATGAAAATCGGCGAACTAGAAACTGGCAACATGAAAATGGAGGCAGTAACTGTCGGCAAAGTGTCGATCTGCGAAGTGCATATGGGCTCCATCAAGACCGGCATATTGAATATCGGCGAGGTAAACGTCGGCGACTCAAAATTCGGCATTGTAGAAGTCGGTGACATAAAAGTCAGCGGCGTAGAAGTCGGCGATGTGGATATTGGTGATGTAGAATTTGGTCAGGAGAGACGAGTAGTGTAA